A stretch of DNA from Bacillus sp. FJAT-45350:
TGCTCTTTTTTAATGCCAATCTAAACATTATATTTTTTTTACCGATACAATTAATAGAATAGTTCTGATTTATATATGAGGTGAGCAGAATGAGAATGGCTGGCTTTGCAACGGGAATGGATTTAAACCAAATTGTCACTGATTTAATGCGTGCTGAACGTATGCCAGTTGATAAAATGCTCCAACAACGCCAAACGGTTGAGTGGCAAATGGAGTCATATCGTGATGTAAATAGAAAGCTTAATACTTTTCGAAATAGTATAGTAGATAACTTTGTCTTGACTCGTGCTAACTTACAAGCGAAGACAGTTACAAGTTCAAATAGTGCAAAAGTAACAGCAACAGCAACAGCGAATGCAGGGAATACTACGTATCGAATTTCAGAAGTGAAGCAGTTAGCTACTGCTGCTTCTAACTTTAGTGAAAAAGAAATATCTAAATCAGCAATTCAAAAAGTAGATGGAAACAAAGCAATTCATGATTTAGGTTTTAAATTAGATGATGGATCTTTTGAGTGGAAACAAGGGGTGGTGGAAAGAGCAACTATGACAGCAACGGATAATCAAAGAGCTTTTGAAATAGCAAATGGTACAAAGCTAGCCCCTAAATCTGAAAAAGATATGGTTGTTAAGGTCAGTGGAAAATTATATGAAGTAATAACAGAAGGAGACCCAGCTGAAAACCAGGTGAAAGTAGAATTTGGAGAAACTGGTGCAAGATTAGAGTTTAGCAAGCCTTTGGCAAATCGTGCAAATGTAACTGTTGATTATTTTGCGGATAGAAAAACAGAGGTCTTAAACTCACCTACTCCGAGAACGGAAGTGAGACTCGCGAAGGGATCTATTGCAAATGATATCACGGTTTCGGGTTATGACGTTGTTACGAAGCCGGAAGATTTAGCAGACGGCAAAGTATTAGTAGATTTTGCTACAGGTAAGCTTACTTTTAGTCGACCAGTTACTGGAACAATAAATGTCTCGTATACTCAAAACTATACTACTTCTAGCATAACAACTTATAGTACATCTGGAGAGCAAGTGAAGGATAATTTTATTATTCAAAGTGGACAAACGATTAACCAGGTTATGAATCAAGTAAGTCGCTCAAATGTGGGTGTAAGTGGTTTTTATGATGAGTTTGCTGATAGAGTAACAGTTACGAGAAAAGAAACAGGTATATCAAATGGAACTACCGACGGTACGGTATACCAGGCGCAAATGTTATTTGAGGGAACCTTCTTCACTAGAATTTTAGGTTTAAATAGTGATATGGAGGAAGATGTAGGTAAGGCTGAAAACGCCCAATTTACAATTAATGGACTTGCAACAGAAAGACGTTCAAATAGCTTTACTATTGATGGTGTGACGATAACATTGAAGGATACATTTGATGTAAATGATGCGAATCCAGTTTCATTAAATGTTAATACTGATGTGGATAAAGTGTTTGATAACATCAAGAAATTTGTAGATGATTATAATGAACTTTTAGATAGTATAAACGGTATGTTAAAGGAAGAAAGGTATCGTGATTATCGACCTTTAACTGATGACCAAAAAGAGGCTATGAGCGACAAAGAAATTGAGCGTTGGGAAGAACGTGCGAGAAGCGGGATGATTCGAAATGATTCGATTATCTCTAATGCTATGGACCGTTTGCGTGTAGATATTTATGGTGTAATTAACTCCTCATTAGATACGAATTTCAAACAATTATCGGCTTTAGGCATTACAACTTCCAGAGATTTTATGGACCGAGGAAAGTTAGAGATAAATGAGGAAAGGCTAAGAAAGGCTATTGAACAGGATCCTGATGCTATTCAAGCAATTTTTGCGGCTGATGGACCTACTAGAAGTGAACAAGGGATTGTTCGTCGGATGCGTGATACGCTTGATGGTGCGATGAAATCTATTGCAGAACGAGCAGGCGGTAGTCGCGGGTTGACTCAAAATCACCAGTTTACCCTTGGACGTAATTTAAATAACATTAATGATAGAATTACGAACTTTGAACGTCGTTTACAACAAGTGGAAGAGCGTTACTGGAAGCAGTTTACGGCGATGGAATCTGCTGTTATGAGAGCAAACCAACAAGCAGAAGCTATGTTTGCACAGTTATTTGGAAACCAAATGTAGTCTTAAATTATTAAAATATTACTCAACCACTAGGAAGGATGGAACACAGCCATGTCTACAAACTTACAAGCTTATAAGCTAAATGCGATGAAAACAACATCACCTGGGGAACTAACATTAATGCTATATAATGGCTGCTTAAAGTTTATAAAAAAGGCGAAAAGTGCTATAGAAGAAAATAATATTCAAGAAAGAAGTACTAATATTACTAAGGCACAAAATATTGTACGTGAGTTAATGGTCACGTTAAAGACAGATTCTGAAGTTGGAAAAAATATGTTAACACTATATGACTTTATTCTTAATCGTCTAATTGAAGCAAACATTAAAAATGATTCAAAGGCGTTACTAGAAGCTGAAGAATTGGTTGTTGATTTTCGTGATACGTGGAAGGAAGTCATACAATTAGATAGACAACAACGCCACGGTTCAGGTGGGAAAGCGTAGTGTCAGGTGTCAAAGAACTTTATCTGCAATCTAAAGAACTGTTGGACCATTTAGAATCTCCACTACCAAAAGATGATGATGAACGAGATGTATATATAGAAAAAATAAATGACTTGTTGGATCAACGTGAGGTGTCCCTGAAAAAAATAGGTGATTCTTCAAACTTGAGCACTTCCGAAATCAAATTAGGTGAAGAGGTGCTAAAGTTAAATAAAGAAATTAATCCTAAGTTAGCCTTTTTAAGGAACCAAATTAGAATAGATATCTCAGCTTTAAAAGCAAAAAAAGAAAAGGGACAAAAATACGAAAACCCTTATGAAGGTCGAACGGTTGACGGTATTTTCTTTGATAAACGTGAGTAAAACTTCATAAGTGTAACCTCTCATAGGGGGTTACACTTTTCTCAAGTAAAAGATGTTTTCATAGGAATGTTGAAGTGGTGTTTATGTACATATCTTTTTGACCTTGACGTTAGATATTGTTGACTAATTAATTCATTACTTTGAGGAGTAAACATATGGAGGACTATGGGTTTTGTCGTGAGTGTGGTAAGGTGAAAGAAGAGAAATCTTTACCATACTGTCAAACGTGTTATGAAGTATATCGATATAATTTTGAGTTTATAAAGGATTTTTTAAAGCACACACCTACTGCAAATGCAATGGATATTTCCTTTGGTACAAATATTCCAATTGAGCGAGTATTGCAATATATAAAAGATGGTTTGATTCGTTCAACTTAAAAAATATAAAGTGAACTTAATTGAGAGTAGATACTTAAGGAGGTGAAATA
This window harbors:
- the fliD gene encoding flagellar filament capping protein FliD; translated protein: MRMAGFATGMDLNQIVTDLMRAERMPVDKMLQQRQTVEWQMESYRDVNRKLNTFRNSIVDNFVLTRANLQAKTVTSSNSAKVTATATANAGNTTYRISEVKQLATAASNFSEKEISKSAIQKVDGNKAIHDLGFKLDDGSFEWKQGVVERATMTATDNQRAFEIANGTKLAPKSEKDMVVKVSGKLYEVITEGDPAENQVKVEFGETGARLEFSKPLANRANVTVDYFADRKTEVLNSPTPRTEVRLAKGSIANDITVSGYDVVTKPEDLADGKVLVDFATGKLTFSRPVTGTINVSYTQNYTTSSITTYSTSGEQVKDNFIIQSGQTINQVMNQVSRSNVGVSGFYDEFADRVTVTRKETGISNGTTDGTVYQAQMLFEGTFFTRILGLNSDMEEDVGKAENAQFTINGLATERRSNSFTIDGVTITLKDTFDVNDANPVSLNVNTDVDKVFDNIKKFVDDYNELLDSINGMLKEERYRDYRPLTDDQKEAMSDKEIERWEERARSGMIRNDSIISNAMDRLRVDIYGVINSSLDTNFKQLSALGITTSRDFMDRGKLEINEERLRKAIEQDPDAIQAIFAADGPTRSEQGIVRRMRDTLDGAMKSIAERAGGSRGLTQNHQFTLGRNLNNINDRITNFERRLQQVEERYWKQFTAMESAVMRANQQAEAMFAQLFGNQM
- a CDS encoding flagellar protein, with the protein product MSGVKELYLQSKELLDHLESPLPKDDDERDVYIEKINDLLDQREVSLKKIGDSSNLSTSEIKLGEEVLKLNKEINPKLAFLRNQIRIDISALKAKKEKGQKYENPYEGRTVDGIFFDKRE
- the fliS gene encoding flagellar export chaperone FliS; protein product: MSTNLQAYKLNAMKTTSPGELTLMLYNGCLKFIKKAKSAIEENNIQERSTNITKAQNIVRELMVTLKTDSEVGKNMLTLYDFILNRLIEANIKNDSKALLEAEELVVDFRDTWKEVIQLDRQQRHGSGGKA